In Drosophila gunungcola strain Sukarami unplaced genomic scaffold, Dgunungcola_SK_2 000069F, whole genome shotgun sequence, one DNA window encodes the following:
- the LOC128264394 gene encoding E3 SUMO-protein ligase ZBED1-like, whose amino-acid sequence MERFLKKGTRRRSATPTAPSPNKQDCDCTSTDSEKDVLPESQKNSKRSKISTVWKYFKRSDDKKLAKCLDCGKEYKTSGNTSNLRDHIKRFHPSLEPDSNTTAVKRNDTASTSSSCRSSVNSVASLFKRAVLYESNSKRKTDIDNALTEMVAKDVQPYNIVENEGFIKYSQVLDPRYKLPSKTYLRDVLMSNLYKETSAKLSLIFQEVTDVSITCDLWTSSANDSFLTVTSHFVHNYELKTASLATKKLLNVTNHCSQNIADTLRNILIDWNIFNKTVCIVTDNASSMLKACAILQIQNLPCFAHTINLVVQDALRVDDAVIKIYLPSANQ is encoded by the exons atggaacgctttttaaaaaaag GTACACGTCGGAGGTCCGCAACACCTACTGCGCCAAGTCCAAACAAACAGGACTGTGATTGCACCAGCACGGACTCTGAAAAAGATGTTCTCCCCGAAAGCCAAAAGAACTCTAAAAGGAGTAAAATATCAACTGTTTGGAAGTATTTTAAGAGGTCCGACGACAAAAAACTTGCCAAATGCCTTGACTGTGGCAAGGAATATAAAACAAGCGGCAATACATCAAACTTGCGCGACCATATAAAAAGGTTTCATCCCAGCTTGGAACCGGACTCTAACACAACAGCTGTAAAAAGGAACGACACTGCGTCTACAAGCAGCAGTTGCAGATCGAGTGTGAACTCTGTGGCTTCCTTGTTCAAAAGAGCTGTCCTGTACGAGTCGAATTCTAAGCGAAAGACCGACATCGACAATGCATTGACAGAAATGGTCGCTAAAGATGTACAGCCATACAACATTGTGGAAAACGAAGGTTTTATCAAATACAGTCAGGTATTGGATCCTCGTTATAAATTGCCAAGCAAGACATACTTGCGTGATGTGCTTATGTCCAATCTGTACAAGGAAACCTCTGCCAAATTGTCATTGATATTTCAAGAAGTGACGGATGTATCAATAACTTGTGATTTGTGGACATCGAGTGCCAATGACAGTTTTTTGACGGTGACGAGTCATTTTGTTCATAACTATGAACTAAAAACAGCATCCTTGGCTACAAAAAAACTGTTAAATGTAACAAATCACTGTTCGCAAAACATTGCAGATACTTTGCGAAATATTCTAATTGATtggaacatttttaataagacCGTGTGCATTGTAACTGATAATGCCAGCTCCATGCTTAAAGCATGTGCAATATTGCAAATTCAAAATCTGCCATGCTTTGCGCACACAATCAACTTAGTTGTGCAAGATGCATTAAGAGTTGATGACGCagtcataaaaatttatttaccaaGTGCAAATCAATAG